Proteins from a genomic interval of Nematostella vectensis chromosome 12, jaNemVect1.1, whole genome shotgun sequence:
- the LOC5511743 gene encoding RNA demethylase ALKBH5: MAGANAGKIVDLREKLNQNTDRNRKLQQQNRKRRRSASKVVYEKHSSYEQGLELQRVHQGIWQRVLFDKVECEEIEEKINDVVVEADRGVYKDRTVDRAPLRVKYFFGEGYTYGKQLEERGPGSERLYARGDVDDIPEWIYELVISRLEKAGIVPKDFINSAVINDYQPGGCIVSHIDPMHIFDRPIVSCSFFSSCTLSFGCKFSFKPIRTTDPILSLPLPRGCVTALSGYAADEITHCVRPQDVVTRRAVIILRRVLPDAPRLAPSQEPTQEQEENYEDDEEEEPPKPLKRKRIVLQRGRKLTDPHR; this comes from the exons atggccggTGCAAACGCAGGGAAAATTGTTGATTTGCGTGAAAAACTCAATCAAAATACAGACCGCAACAGAAAACTACAACAGCAAAACAGAAAACGTAGACGAAGTGCATCTAAGGTTGTATATGAAAAGCATTCAAGCTATGAACAAGGTCTAGAACTGCAGAGAGTTCACCAAGGCATATGGCAGCGGGTCCTCTTTGATAAAGTCGAATGCGAAGAAATTGAAGAGAAAATCAACGATGTAGTCGtcgaagccgatagaggagtatATAAAGACCGTACAGTAGACAGAGCGCCCCTCCGAGTCAAGTATTTCTTTGGAGAAGGATACACCTACGGTAAACAACTCGAGGAGCGAGGTCCGGGAAGTGAGCGATTGTACGCACGAGGAGACGTCGATGACATTCCGGAATGGATTTACGAACTTGTGATTTCTCGATTGGAAAAGGCCGGCATCGTACCGAAAGACTTTATAAACAGTGCAGTTATCAATGATTATCAGCCGGGTGGATGCATAGTGTCGCATATTGACCCTATGCATATCTTTGATCGTCCCATCGTTTCTTGTTCATTCTTCAGTTCGTGTACACTAAGTTTCGGGTGCAAGTTTAGTTTCAAGCCCATCCGTACTACAGATCCTATTCTATCGCTACCATTACCTAGAGGATGTGTTACTGCCTTGAG TGGCTATGCTGCAGATGAGATCACACATTGTGTTCGCCCTCAAGATGTGGTGACACGAAGAGCTGTTATTATTCTTAGAAG GGTTCTACCAGATGCCCCACGTCTGGCTCCAAGCCAAGAACCCACCCAAGAACAAGAAGAGAATTATGAAGATGACGAGGAAGAAGAACCACCAAAACCACTAAAGAGAAAGCGTATTGTGCTACAAAGGGGTCGCAAGTTGACTGATCCCCACAGATAA